From the genome of Gemmatimonadota bacterium:
GGACTGGTCCTCAACCGGTTGTTCGAAAAGGCGCTGGCCGTGGGCAAGCAGGTGCGGGAGACCACGGAGATCGGGACGGGCTCGGTTTCCGTCAGTTCCGTGGCGGTCGAACTCGCGCGGAAGATCTTCAAGGACCTGCGGCAGCATACGGCCATGCTGATCGGCGCGGGAGAGACCGGTGAACGTACCGCGGAGTACCTCGTCGACCAGGGCGTGAAGCGGCTGATCGTCGCCAACCGGACCTACGACCGGGCCGCCGACCTGGCCCACCGCTACGACGGGATCGCCGTTTCCCTGCAGGACGGACTGCAGATGATCTCCGACGTCGATATCGTCATCAGTTCCACCGGCGCCACCGAACCGGTGCTGGGAAGGGACCGGATGGCCGAGATCATGCACGACCGCCGCAACCGTCCCATATTCCTGATCGATATCGCCGCGCCCCGGGACATCGACCCCCGCGTACGCGATCTCTACAATGTCATCCTCTACGACATGGACGACCTGCAGTCGGTGGTGGACGACAACGCGGAAGCGCGGAAGGCGGAAGCGCAGAAGGTGGAGGCGATCGTCGAGACCGAGGTGGAGCGGTTGCTCACGTGGTACCAGAACCTCTCTATCGCGCCCACCATCGCCCAACTCCGCCACTTCGCGGACGATATCCGGCACCAGGAGGTCGACCGGGCCTTCACCCAGCTTGGCCATCTCTCCGACGAGGACCGGGAGACGATGGTGAAGATGAGCCGCGCCATCGTGAACAAGCTGCTTCATCAACCGACGGTCCAGCTCAGGAACACTTCCGATCCGGAGCACAGGGACTACCACCTCTACAGCCTGCGTCATCTCTTCGGACTCGACGAGCACGGAAACGACAAGAACGGCGCCGGGAACGAATAGCGCGGCGCGTCCGGGTGGCCGAGCAGGAACAGCGCGGCGCGTCCGGGTGGCCTGGACATCGATCCCCTTTCCATGGCTTCTTCACTGATCATAGGCACCCGCGGCAGCAGGCTGGCCCTCGTCCAGGCCCATTCGGTGGCCAGGGACCTGGAAGCGGGCCGCGACGGCCTGGCCGTGGA
Proteins encoded in this window:
- a CDS encoding glutamyl-tRNA reductase, with the protein product MHLTLVGLSHHTAPIDVRDQAVLTKSLQEKALSFVKASSGILEAVLLSTCNRSEMYATTDEEHTDPGPIEAWFHEIHGVDEGVLSPYLYHRRDEAVIRHLFRVVSSLDSMVVGEQQILGQVREAYMQSLNSKNTGLVLNRLFEKALAVGKQVRETTEIGTGSVSVSSVAVELARKIFKDLRQHTAMLIGAGETGERTAEYLVDQGVKRLIVANRTYDRAADLAHRYDGIAVSLQDGLQMISDVDIVISSTGATEPVLGRDRMAEIMHDRRNRPIFLIDIAAPRDIDPRVRDLYNVILYDMDDLQSVVDDNAEARKAEAQKVEAIVETEVERLLTWYQNLSIAPTIAQLRHFADDIRHQEVDRAFTQLGHLSDEDRETMVKMSRAIVNKLLHQPTVQLRNTSDPEHRDYHLYSLRHLFGLDEHGNDKNGAGNE